In one window of Oceanispirochaeta sp. M1 DNA:
- a CDS encoding aldo/keto reductase, producing MKKENRLTKRIGRLAPYSFGSWALGGEYWGEQDHKDSVRAIHRALTLGVSHFDTAPVYGKGRSEQLLGQQLRKIRNDISLGTKVFYSDPDKMVESFHTSLKRLMTDYIDIFYIHWPLSDCDMRPGMEALEKLRKEGRIRAIGVSNFTIPQIEMLEEAGEVDVFQGGYNIFWPKLEEKLIPWLKENNIGFIPYGVLAQGILTDNGIDHLAREHDGFRHKMILYSPEIREKLTSLLTRIGDECSKWKISVEQAVSAFTLMHVSADTVLLGVRNRNQADSNFRHSVEELPRSLSSLLEQLLIETQSFIPDVPNLFNHKS from the coding sequence ATGAAAAAAGAAAATAGACTGACAAAAAGGATAGGCAGATTAGCACCATACAGCTTCGGATCATGGGCTTTAGGGGGTGAATACTGGGGTGAGCAGGATCATAAGGATTCTGTACGTGCCATCCACAGGGCACTGACTCTTGGAGTCAGCCATTTTGATACGGCTCCGGTCTATGGTAAAGGTCGCTCAGAACAGCTTCTCGGTCAGCAACTCAGAAAAATCCGCAATGACATCAGTCTGGGAACAAAGGTATTTTATTCGGATCCCGATAAAATGGTTGAAAGTTTCCATACAAGCCTTAAGAGGCTTATGACTGATTATATTGATATTTTCTATATACACTGGCCCTTGTCAGACTGTGATATGCGACCGGGAATGGAAGCCCTGGAAAAATTGAGAAAAGAGGGTAGGATCAGGGCCATCGGTGTGAGTAACTTCACCATCCCCCAGATAGAGATGCTGGAAGAAGCAGGAGAAGTGGATGTTTTTCAGGGAGGATACAACATCTTCTGGCCAAAGCTTGAAGAGAAACTGATCCCCTGGCTTAAGGAAAACAATATCGGGTTTATCCCCTATGGAGTTCTGGCCCAGGGAATTCTGACTGACAATGGAATTGATCATCTTGCCAGAGAGCATGACGGCTTCAGACATAAGATGATCCTTTACAGCCCTGAAATCAGAGAGAAGCTGACATCCTTACTGACCCGAATCGGCGATGAGTGCTCCAAATGGAAGATTTCTGTTGAACAGGCTGTTTCGGCTTTCACGCTTATGCATGTTTCTGCCGATACAGTGTTATTGGGTGTTCGGAACAGAAATCAGGCTGACAGTAATTTCAGACACTCTGTAGAAGAGTTACCCCGGTCTCTCAGCTCTTTATTGGAACAGCTTTTAATAGAGACACAAAGCTTCATACCGGATGTTCCCAATTTGTTTAATCATAAGA
- a CDS encoding transglycosylase SLT domain-containing protein, whose protein sequence is MKLLKTTLSLLTVLLLSGCLSQNSNETERTELSRAQYESYLKNAVYGNMNIETEDPVVTRERHLEYFSIVSGDYVIARIIYDEAVKYNIDPELAFALVFNESRFNPNAINENRNSIDRGLFQLNSRSFPNLREQDFFDPEINIPLGVAYLRYCLDMGGNEVTALAMYNAGPNRVKDSRTPKMTLDYIHKIQNYKGSLEHGIIPDDFNPSIAPVPDSKSVKNVTLLME, encoded by the coding sequence ATGAAACTACTCAAAACAACTCTGTCCCTCCTAACAGTATTACTACTGTCCGGATGTCTGAGTCAGAATTCCAATGAAACAGAGCGCACTGAACTGAGCAGAGCTCAGTATGAGTCCTATCTGAAAAATGCTGTTTACGGCAATATGAATATTGAAACTGAAGATCCTGTTGTTACCAGAGAACGGCATCTGGAATATTTTTCTATAGTTTCCGGAGATTATGTTATAGCTCGTATTATCTATGACGAAGCTGTTAAATATAACATCGACCCCGAACTGGCTTTTGCTCTAGTCTTCAATGAGAGCCGCTTTAATCCCAACGCGATTAATGAAAACAGAAACTCCATTGACAGGGGCCTGTTCCAGCTCAATTCCCGATCCTTTCCCAATCTGAGGGAGCAGGATTTCTTTGATCCTGAGATCAATATTCCTCTGGGAGTTGCCTATCTTCGTTACTGCCTGGATATGGGTGGAAATGAAGTGACCGCACTTGCAATGTATAATGCCGGACCCAACAGGGTGAAAGACAGTAGAACTCCAAAAATGACACTGGATTACATACATAAAATCCAGAATTACAAAGGCAGTTTGGAGCATGGAATCATTCCTGATGATTTCAACCCCTCCATCGCACCTGTTCCCGATAGTAAATCGGTGAAGAATGTTACTCTACTTATGGAATAA
- the aroF gene encoding 3-deoxy-7-phosphoheptulonate synthase: MIIVLRNTVEDAEKKHIKEYLESRGLKVREIIGENETVLGAVGPVSLDIRQIELLPGVVQVIPITKPYKLASRELKKDDTVFDVGPVTIGGNRVCVIAGPCAVESREQIIESALAVKKAGAVILRGGAFKPRTSPYAFQGLGEEGCKYLKEAGELTGMPVVTEIVSPSDAEMMKEYIDIFQIGARNMQNFELLKKVGSLGMPVLLKRGLSATIQEWLMAAEYLMSSGTDKVILCERGIRTFETMTRNTLDLSAVPVVQKLSHLPVIVDPSHGTGLRNKVLPMALAAIAAGANGLTIEVHPDPDNASSDGPQSLYPEQFEKLMCDLETLSPVVGKEISRLPDKRHLAFVEAVKNTATAKGKDSISKAAFQGIHGAYSELAARTYFSGSEVEAVAVPHFSDIFRDVLAGDADWGVVPLENSVAGSILENYDLLYRYSDLRIIGEIKIRIRHNLMAAPGTKLEDIKKVYSHPQALSQCSTYLEKHGIEAVSFFDTAGAASHVAEVKDSTIAAVAGADAAGFYNLEILAEGIETNPHNYTRFAIVARKDMISPDESVDKASIVFSLADEAGSLSSCLSVFSEYNLNMKKLESRPIHGKPWSYMFYVDLDIPEDRTVFDKAVKKIKTLAEDFRILGLYHR, translated from the coding sequence ATGATTATTGTTCTGCGAAACACGGTTGAAGATGCTGAAAAAAAGCATATTAAAGAGTATCTGGAATCCCGAGGCCTCAAGGTTCGGGAGATTATCGGTGAAAATGAGACAGTTCTCGGAGCTGTCGGTCCCGTTTCTCTGGATATCAGACAAATTGAACTCCTCCCCGGAGTTGTCCAGGTTATTCCCATCACGAAACCATACAAACTGGCTTCCAGGGAACTCAAGAAAGACGATACAGTCTTTGACGTGGGTCCTGTTACCATAGGTGGAAACCGGGTCTGTGTCATAGCCGGACCCTGTGCCGTAGAATCACGTGAACAGATTATTGAATCCGCTCTGGCCGTTAAAAAAGCCGGTGCTGTTATCCTCCGTGGTGGAGCCTTCAAGCCCCGGACCTCTCCTTATGCTTTTCAGGGTCTTGGAGAAGAGGGCTGTAAATACCTTAAAGAAGCCGGTGAACTTACGGGTATGCCTGTTGTAACAGAAATTGTATCCCCCTCTGACGCGGAAATGATGAAAGAATATATTGATATCTTTCAGATCGGCGCCAGGAATATGCAGAACTTTGAGCTCCTTAAAAAAGTAGGTTCCCTGGGGATGCCCGTTCTTCTGAAACGTGGACTCTCTGCTACCATTCAGGAGTGGCTTATGGCCGCTGAATACCTGATGTCTTCCGGTACCGACAAGGTTATTCTCTGTGAAAGGGGAATCAGAACATTTGAAACCATGACCAGAAATACACTGGATCTTTCGGCTGTTCCTGTTGTACAGAAATTGAGCCATCTTCCGGTAATAGTAGACCCCTCTCATGGAACGGGTCTCAGAAATAAAGTACTTCCCATGGCATTGGCCGCCATTGCTGCAGGGGCCAATGGATTAACTATCGAAGTTCATCCCGATCCCGACAATGCCAGCTCCGACGGACCTCAGTCTCTGTACCCCGAACAGTTTGAAAAACTGATGTGTGACCTTGAAACACTGAGTCCCGTTGTAGGAAAGGAAATTTCCCGTTTACCCGATAAAAGACATCTGGCTTTTGTAGAGGCTGTAAAAAATACTGCCACTGCAAAGGGAAAGGACAGCATATCCAAAGCAGCCTTTCAGGGAATCCATGGAGCCTATAGTGAACTGGCTGCCAGAACATATTTTAGCGGCAGTGAGGTTGAAGCTGTAGCTGTACCCCATTTTTCTGATATTTTCCGTGATGTTCTTGCAGGAGATGCAGACTGGGGCGTTGTTCCTCTGGAAAACTCCGTTGCCGGCTCAATCCTTGAGAACTATGATCTTCTCTACAGATATTCAGATCTCAGAATTATCGGTGAGATTAAGATAAGAATCCGTCATAATCTGATGGCTGCCCCCGGAACAAAGCTGGAGGATATTAAGAAGGTTTATTCCCATCCTCAGGCACTGTCCCAGTGTTCAACCTATCTGGAGAAGCATGGTATTGAGGCCGTGAGTTTTTTTGATACAGCCGGAGCAGCATCTCATGTTGCCGAAGTGAAGGACAGCACTATTGCAGCTGTAGCCGGAGCTGATGCTGCTGGATTCTATAATCTTGAAATCCTTGCCGAAGGAATCGAGACCAACCCCCATAACTATACCAGATTTGCCATCGTTGCCCGAAAGGATATGATCTCTCCCGATGAGAGTGTGGATAAGGCTTCCATCGTATTTTCACTGGCTGATGAAGCCGGTTCTCTCTCTTCCTGTCTGTCTGTATTCTCTGAATACAACCTGAATATGAAGAAGCTGGAATCCAGACCCATTCATGGAAAACCCTGGTCTTATATGTTTTATGTAGATCTTGATATTCCTGAGGATAGAACTGTTTTTGACAAGGCTGTTAAAAAGATAAAAACCCTGGCCGAAGACTTCAGAATTTTAGGACTCTACCATCGCTGA